The stretch of DNA CGCGATGAGGAGACCCGCCATGTGCCGTCCCTCGTGGGGGCGGGCCCGCGCTGCGGCGCAGCAGCTGCGCGGCCTTGCCCTGCTGCGCCGGGTGCGTGACCGGATCGACCGGGAGTACGCCCGGCCGCTGGACGTGGAGGCGCCGGCCCGGGGCGTGCACATGCTGGCCGGGCGGCTCAGCCGGGGCGCCCGGTCCGGACACCCCCTTCCCCGTTGATCTTGGCGTTGCGGGGGTGTCAGAGCGCTCAGATACCCCCACGACACCGGGATCATCGCCCGGTCGGGCGCCAGAATGCCTTCCGTCAGGTGTCCCGCCCGCCGCCCGGGGTGTCGCACAGCGCGCGGTCGACGAGGTCGCTGGCGGCCTGCTCCTGCCGGAGCATGTTCTCCGGCGAGTCGCCCAGGGCGGTGGACATGGAGACGGTGACGGCGCGGCCGCCGTCGCCGGTGGCGCCGTTCAGGGTGATGTAGCCGCTCTCGCCCCCTTCATGGCTCCAGTAGCCGCCACCGCAGGACAGCGGCCGGTTGACCAGACCCAGGCCGTAGCGCCCGTCCGGCCAGAACACCTGCATCTCCTCGTCGACCGGGACGGTGTCCCGCATCTCGGCCAGCCGTTCCCGGGGCAGCAGCTCTCCGCCGAGCAGGGCCTGGAAGAAGCGGTTGACGTCCGCGGTGGTGGAGACGTAGCCGCCGGAGTCGGCGACGATCACCTCGGTGACGTCGACCCGTTCGCCGGAGGGGAAGACCCGGTAGGCGTTGGCGTGTGGAGAGCGGAGTCCGGGGGGCGCCGTCCGGCAGGTAGGTGTGGTCCATGCCGAGCGGTTCCAGGATCCGGCGCTCGACCTCCTGGTGCCAGGGGCGGCCCGCGGCCTCTTCGATGACCATGCCGAGCAGGACGTAGCCGGTGTTGGAGTAGCCCCACTCGGCGCCGGGCGGGAAATCCGGGGGTGCTCCATCGCCCGCGCGACGATCTGCCGGGGTGTGTAGGCGTCGTACCGGCGCTCCTCGTACTCCTGCGGGGTGGCGAAGCCGGGGAGGTCGTCGGGGAGGCCGCTGGTGTGCTGGAGGAGTTGGCGGACGGTGATCCGGCGCCCGTCGTTGCCGTTGCCGTCCACCAGGCCGGGCAGCCAGTGATCCACCGTGTCGTCGAGCGCCGGCCCGCCCTCGTCGACCAGTTGCAGGACGACGGTGGCCACCAGTGCCTTGCCGGTGCTGGCCATCCGGAAGTAGCCGTCGCGGGGCACCGGGCGGTCCGTGCCCACCTCGGCGACGCCGCTGGCGGCGACCAGGTCCTGGCCGGAGCCGGTGGTCACCCGCGCCTGGACGCCGGTCACCCCTAGGGCCTGGATGGCGTCGGTGTCCCGGCGCAGCTCGTCCTGGCCGTATCCGGGCGCGGCCGCTCCGCCGGTGTCGGCCGGCGATCGGACGGCGACGGTCGTGCCGGCCGCCACGAGGGCGGCCGCGGCGGCGAACAGCCACCGTCTGCCGGCGGCGGGGCCGTCCGGTGCCTAGGTTGATCTCGGCGTCGCCGCCTCAGAACCGATCGAGGCGGCGGCGACGCCGAGATCAACGGGAAATGGTCCTTCCGATACGGCAGGGGGAGAAGGGAAGGCGGGACAAGTGCTCGGCGTACTCGGCGCGGCCCGCGCATCGGGACTCGACACCTGGCGCAGCGGACGCCACCTGCTGGGCACCTTGGCGGCCGCGGTGGTGACGCTGGCCGCCGCACCTCTGCTGTGCGTTCCGTCGCTGGCACGGCCCTGGGCCGAGGAGCACCGCCGGCGCGCCGGGGCGCTGCTGGGGCGGCCGGTCGAGCCGCGCCCGCGCGCCGCCCGGCGCAACCTCGCCTGGCTTGCGACGCAGGTGGCCACCGGCCTACCTCCGCCGCCACGGCGGCACCGCCCCCGGCTCGGCGGTACCGCCGCCGGCTTGATCGGCGCGGCCCCGGTCGGGCCGGGGAAAACCGCTGGCCCCGCCGGAGCGGCGGTTGCCAGGATGGGGCCGTATGCCCGACCGTTCAGGCGCCCCGGGGCCGGCCCGGGACTTCCGGCTCTTCCTCGGCTCGCACCTGTTCAACGAGACCGGTGCGGCCGCCGTCCAGGTCGTGCTGCCGCTCACCGCGGTGCTCGTGCTGGACGCCTCGGCCTGGGAGGTGGGCCTGCTCCAGGCCGCCAACCACGCCGCCTACCTGGTGCTGGGGCTGCCCGCCGGGGCGTGGGTGGGGCGGATGCGTCCGCGCCGGGTGATGATCGGCGCCGACCTGGTGCGGTTCGCCGCGCTGGCGGCGCTTCCGGCGGCCTGGGCCTGCGGGCTGCTGTCGCTGCCGCTGCTCTGCCTGGCGGCGCTGCTGCTGGGCGCCGCCCAGCTGTTCGGCGACATCGCCGACCACACCTACCTGCCGCAGCTGAGGAGCGGCGCCGGGCTGGTCGCGGGCAACAGCGGCCTGCAGGCGGTCCGCTCCGGCGCCGAGCTGGGCGGCCCGGGGCTGGGCGGGTTGTGCGTGCAGTGGCTCGGCGGCCTGGCGGCGCTGGCGGCCAACGCCGCCGCGCCGGCGGTCTCGGCGGTGCTGCTGTGCCGGATCGCGACGCCCGACGCCAGGCCGGAACCGCCGGAGGGCGGGCTCGCCGCGCAGGTCGGGCAGGGCGTCGCGTTCCTGCTGCGGCACCGGGTGCTTCGGGTGCTCGCGCTCTCGGCGGGCCTGAACAACCTGGTCTTCTCCGCGTTCTTCGCGCTCGAAGTGGTCTTCTTGACCAGGGTGGTGGGGGTGTCCGCGGGGGCGGTGGGGGTGCTGACCGCCTCCGGGGCGGCCGGTGCGCTGCTGGGCGCCTGGGCCGCGCCGAGGCTCGGCCGCGCCCTGGGGGCCGCGCGCACCGCGGTGCTGGCGGTGCCCGCCGCGGCGCCGTTCATGCTGCTGTTCCCGCTGACCGGCGCCGGTTGGCGGGTCGCGCTGTTCGCGGTGGCCAACGTCGCGGTCGGCGCCGGGGTCACGGTCTTCAACGTCATGCAGGTCAGCTACCGGCAGCAGGTGTGCCCGGCGGGTCTGCTCAGCCGGGTGTCGGCGCTGTTCCGGTTCGCGGTGTGGGGGGTGGCGCCGCTGGGCGCCCTGGCGGGCGGTGCGCTCGCCGAAGTACTGGGGGTGCGCCCGGCCCTGTGGGTGCTGGCGGCGGCCCTGGCCGCGGTCGCGCCGCTGCCGGCGCTGTCCCCGCTGCGGCGGATGCGCGACTTCGACGACGGCGAGGACGGGCGGGGCCGGGGGTCCTGACCTGCCGGGGCGCGGTGCCCGCGGGGAGGGCGGCGTCATGGCCGCGGGTCGGGTGGCTCCCCGGTGCGGGCCAGCTCTTCCCCCAGCGGGCTGCGGCGGTAGAGCACGTGCCGGCCGTCGCGGGCCCGGGCGACCAGGCCGGCGGCGTGCAGGACGCGCAGGTGCTGGGAGACGGCGCTGGGGG from Nocardiopsis composta encodes:
- a CDS encoding ArsR/SmtB family transcription factor, with translation MPLLGAPRARLLALLGEPLPTVELARRLRVTPSAVSQHLRVLHAAGLVARARDGRHVLYRRSPLGEELARTGEPPDPRP
- a CDS encoding MFS transporter, with amino-acid sequence MPDRSGAPGPARDFRLFLGSHLFNETGAAAVQVVLPLTAVLVLDASAWEVGLLQAANHAAYLVLGLPAGAWVGRMRPRRVMIGADLVRFAALAALPAAWACGLLSLPLLCLAALLLGAAQLFGDIADHTYLPQLRSGAGLVAGNSGLQAVRSGAELGGPGLGGLCVQWLGGLAALAANAAAPAVSAVLLCRIATPDARPEPPEGGLAAQVGQGVAFLLRHRVLRVLALSAGLNNLVFSAFFALEVVFLTRVVGVSAGAVGVLTASGAAGALLGAWAAPRLGRALGAARTAVLAVPAAAPFMLLFPLTGAGWRVALFAVANVAVGAGVTVFNVMQVSYRQQVCPAGLLSRVSALFRFAVWGVAPLGALAGGALAEVLGVRPALWVLAAALAAVAPLPALSPLRRMRDFDDGEDGRGRGS
- a CDS encoding serine hydrolase domain-containing protein encodes the protein MAAGTTVAVRSPADTGGAAAPGYGQDELRRDTDAIQALGVTGVQARVTTGSGQDLVAASGVAEVGTDRPVPRDGYFRMASTGKALVATVVLQLVDEGGPALDDTVDHWLPGLVDGNGNDGRRITVRQLLQHTSGLPDDLPGFATPQEYEERRYDAYTPRQIVARAMEHPRISRPAPSGATPTPATSCSAWSSKRPRAAPGTRRSSAGSWNRSAWTTPTCRTAPPGLRSPHANAYRVFPSGERVDVTEVIVADSGGYVSTTADVNRFFQALLGGELLPRERLAEMRDTVPVDEEMQVFWPDGRYGLGLVNRPLSCGGGYWSHEGGESGYITLNGATGDGGRAVTVSMSTALGDSPENMLRQEQAASDLVDRALCDTPGGGRDT